CCCTGAAAGAGCAGGTAATGGTCATCACCGGAGCCTCAAGCGGAATTGGCCTGGCGACGGCGCAACTGGCTGCCCAACACGGAACCCGCCTTGTGCTGGCTTCCCGAACTGAAGCTGCGCTGGAAAAAATTGTCAGCCAGATCAATGCCGGGGGCGGGCAGGCCGTCTATGTGGTGGCCGACGTGGGGCGTCGGGAGGATGTGCAGCGCATTGCCGACAGCGCCCTCGAACGGTTTGGCGGTTTTGATACCTGGGTAAACAACGCTGGTGCGGGGCTCTGGGGCCGTCTGGAAGTCGTCAGCGATGAAGACCATCGCCGGTTGTTCGAAACCAACTTCTGGGGCACGGTCTACGGCTCATTGATTGCGGTGGGTCACCTGAAACAACGGGGCGGTTCGCTCATCAACATCGCCAGCGCGGCCGCCGATCTGGCCCTTCCGTTGCAGGGAATGTACAGCGCCACCAAACACGCCGTGAAAGGATTTACCGATGCGCTGCGGATGGAACTGGCCGAAGAAAAGGCTCCGGTTTCCGTCACGACCGTCAAACCCGCGGGCATCAACACGCCGTTGCCGCGGCACGCCCGGAATTACATGGATGAGGAGCCTCAGTTGCCCCCGCCGGTTTATGAACCGAAGGAAGTGGCCTTGGCCATTCTCCACGCTGCTACGCACGCGGAACGGGATATTTACGTTGGCAGTGCCGCCAAAATGATGAGCACCGGGAACAAGTACGCGCCGGGCCTGATGGACTGGATCGGGGAGAAGGTCTTGTTCGATCAGCAGCGTCGGTCGGAACCCGCGCAACATTCGGCGGGTATTTTGCACCAGGCTGGTTCGGACGGCGTGGTGCACGGCGATCATCCCGGCTACGTAATGAAATCCAGCTTCTACACCCGGGCTTCGCTGCACCCTCTGATTACCGGGGCCGCTCTGGCAACGCTTGGGCTGGCGGCCTTCGCCTGGCTTTCGGCGGGGCGTTCTAGATCGTGGTAGTCCGGAGAATCGTTTTGAAGAGCAGGGCGTCCTGAAACATGTGGATGTTATTGAAAAACACGTAGGAGGAACGGTCAGCCGGTAGCAGTTCAACCAGTTCGCTCAGTTCCTGTTCTTCGTACTGATACCGCCAGCCCTGACGGCCGTGGAGTCGGAAATAACAGCGGTCGGGTGTAACGGTTTGGGCAGCGAACAGGTCTACTACGTGCCAGAGATTCTGGTCGTGGCAAATTTCCTGCACCCGTTCACGATCCCACGCACCCCGGGGTTCCCAGGCGAAATTAAAAGTATGGCGGTCAATGCCGGAAAAGAAACGTTCCAGGTTGGCCTGGTTCTCGCGGGTTGGTTTGAAACTGGCCGGACACTGAAACAGGATGGTTTTTGCGCCGAGAGCCCGGGCACAATCGGCGGTTACCTGCCAGGCTTGCTGAACCACTTCCGTGGGCTTAAACGACCCCGCCTGCTGACGTTCGTCGTCCGAAAGCGTTTTTTTCAACCGTTTGTAGGTCGGGCTGCGGGCTTCGTGGGTGATGAGTTGCCAGGCTTTCAGGGTAAATTCAAATCCGGGGGGCATCTGCCGACGCCAGTTTTCCAGGGTTGTCAGCCGGGGTGGTTGGTAGAAAGTGTGTTGTACTTCCACGCACGACAGCTGGTTGGCGTACTCGGTTTTAGGTCGGCTAAAGCCGCAGGTGCCCACGTTCACCATCCGTTGGTTAGACTTTTCCTTTGTGATCCCAATGGTCTTTAAACACGGCCCCGCTTTCCTCTTTCAACAATTTACGGGTATACTGGTCACCCTTGATAATGCCCCGCTCGTTGGCTTTACCAATGTACATAACGATTGGATTGCCGTCTTCGTCCGTTTTCAGCGCCACATCATAGCGGTTGAATTTAAAGGTCACCAGACTGGACGGTTCGTACGTTTTGTTCAGGTGCTTCATCAACTTATCCCCAATTTTCATATACGTTTCACTAAGAAGCAATCAATAACTGCCGTTTCCAAACAATCCCGGGTTGGACCGGTTCTTCGCGACTGACAGCGGGGGTAATGGTACGCGGGGTGGAAGCCGCCGTCGACAGTTTGCGCATCAGCACGGGGATGGACCGTAGCCGAGCGTTGGCTTTCAATTCGCGCAAAACCTGCAGGTTTGCGTCCGTTGATCGAGCCAGGTCGAGTACAATCAGTTCGGGCAAACAGAATGTGGCAGAGCCACATAACTTCTCAAACAGGTGCTTGGCTGATTCGTAATAAACCGCCGGATAGGCCGAATAATACGTTTCCATTCCAGGCACGAATGTCGGACAATTATCAGCCAGGGGGGTCACCATGGCAACGAAACCGGTAATTTTTTGGTCAGGAAGGGACACTGATTTCTTTTAAGCTAATTCAACTATCTCAACCTTGTCCGATAAAAAAGGTTAAGGCGATTCTATACATTATGAGCGTACGGTCCAGGGGCTATTCGAAATAGCAGACAAAGAAGGCAGAATAGAGTGGAAGCAGGAAAAAGGCGGGGCTGGTACTCAATTCAGTAAGCCTCTGAGACAGACGGTGGGATTCTAACGGGGTTGGTATACGCTAAATCATTCGGTCGTGAAGTTATCCGACTTAAAGCGGTACAAGAAAGGGGCTTTGTGGGGCGTGCCTGCGCGACGTTCGGAAAGGCGTTCCAGACGATCGGAGGCCATTATTTTTTTATAAAAGTTACGAGCATCGAGGGTAGAACCCAAAATAGTTTCGTACAATCGCTGCAATTCCGGAATGGTAAACGTCTCGGGCAGCAGGTGACTGATGGGCTGGTCGTTGAGCTGTTTGCGCAGCGACTGAAGCGCAACCTGGATGATGTGATTGTGATCAAAAAGCAGCGCTGGAATAGCCTCCACATTCCACCACCGGCATTCTTCTGTGAGAAAGTCGGGCGCCGGAACAACTCGGGAGTACTCCACCAGCGCGTAATAACCGATTGAAATCGTCCGCGCCGACCAGTTGACGTTCTGAAGCGGCAGGTTTATTTTTCCCCACGTTTCTTCCTGGTTGTACCGCTCGGCTTCTCCAAAAACGTGAAACTGCTGGAGGTAAAGCGCGTCCAGGCCCGTGCGTTCCTGCATGATTCGCTGGGCCGCCAGATCCACGGACTCGATTTTTCGGATGAAACCACCGGGCAGGCTCCATTCGTTGGTGCCCTTCCAGCGCAGCAGCAACACCTTGAGCTGATTCTGGTGAAAGCCAAAAATTACCCCGTCGATGGACAGGTAATGAATACACTGTTCAGAAACTTCCTGATAATAACGGGCCGCCGGATGGTTATAATCGTTCATGAAATTTTACAAAAAATTTCTTTCCGTACTTCTGACGTAAAGGATCTTTCCGTACTTTTGACGTAAAGGTAGTATTTTCATTCAACTACTTATCCATGCGCCTATTCTGTTTCGTAATTTGCCTCCAGTTGCTGTCTTCTCTGACGTTTGGGGCTAAAGTGGATACATTGGACGTGCCGAGCGTCCGTATGAACCGAACGTTGCGGGCGGCTGTCGTGCTGCCCGAGTCGTATCGAAAAGCCCGAAAGCAAGCTTTTCCGGTGTTGTACCTGCTGCACGGGGGCACGGGCAGTTTTCGCGACTGGCTGACCAAAACACCCGACAAAGCACTGCTGCACCGCCTGGCCGATCAATACAACCTGATCATTGTAACGCCCGACGGTGATCCAACCAGCTATTATTTCGACAGTCCGCTGGTGCAAACCAGCCAGTTCGAGACATTCATTTCGAAAGAGCTGATCGAGAAAATTGACAACACCTACCGAACCGTTCGCGACCGGAAGGGCCGGGTTATTGCGGGTTTGTCGATGGGCGGCCACGGTGCCCTGTTTATCTCCAGCCGACACCCGGATCTGTACGCGGCCGCCGGCAGCATGAGCGGAGTCATGAACATCAATACCGCAACCTGGAAAGTAGCGCCCGACTTTGCCAAATCCCGTTCCGAGAATCTCGCCCGCTTGCTAGGGCCGCCCCAGGAGGGAGACAGCCCCTATCCGGGCTACACGATGGTGACGCTGGCCGACCGGCTGAAAGCCAATAACCTGCCCCTGATTCTGGACATCGGCGTCGATGATTTTCTGATCGAAACCAATCGTGACCTCCACCGGCGGCTGGTGGAAAATAAAACACCCCACGACTACACCGAACGACCCGGTGCCCACACTTGGGAGTACTGGGGCAATGCGCTGCCGTATCAGGTGCTGTTTTTCAGCAAAATCCTCACCGCCACCCCCCTAATGAACCCATGAAAACCGCAATACCGCTGCTAGGACTTCTTTTGTTGGTCTTTGCCGCTTTTGTGTCTTCCATCCGCGAAACGGCTCCGGTTAAAGTCACCGGAGGACAGATTTCGGGAACGCTGAACCCGGATGGCGATGTGCAGATTTTTAAGGGCATTCCGTTTGCCGCTCCGCCCGTTGGCGAATTGCGCTGGAAAGCGCCCCAACCCGTAAAGCCCTGGTTGGGCGTGCGCAAATGCGATCAGTTTGGGGCGAGTCCGGTGCAGGGGACGCCCAACCCGTTCGGTCCGTGGAGCGCCGAATACCTGATCCCAAAAGCGCCCATCAGCGAAGATTGCCTGTACCTGAACGTGTGGTCGGGTGCCCGGTCGGCCACCGAAAAACGCCCGGTACTGGTCTGGATTTACGGCGGAGGGTTTAGCAGCGGGGGCAGTGCAGTTCCGATTTACGACGGCGAGGCAATGGCCAAAAAAGGCATTGTATTGGTCAGTATCAACTACCGGGTTGGGCCGTTTGGCTTTTTTGCCCACCCGGAACTAACCAAAGAAGCGGGCGAGTCCAAGCCGGGTGCATCCACACCGGGTGCATCCACGCTGGGCCGAAATGCGTCGGGAAATTATGGTCTCATGGACCAGATTGCGGCTTTGCAGTGGGTGAAACAGAACATTGCCGCCTTCGGCGGGGATCCGGGCAACGTGACCATTGCCGGGCAATCGGCGGGGTCTATGAGCGTGAATTGCCTAGTGGCTTCGCCAGTTGCTAAAAACCTCTTTAACAAAGCCATTGCCGAGAGCGGAGCCAGTTTTGCCCGGCCTTACGCATCGCTTCAACAGGCTGAGGAGGCCGGTCTGAAAACAATGCAGGCGTTGGGCGCGGCCTCACTGGCCGAATTGCGAACGAAACCAGCCGACGAAATTCTACAAAAAGCGCAGGGAATTCGGGGGCCGATCATCGATGGGTATGTGCTGCCCCAATCCGTCGCCCAACTTTTTGCCGCCGGGAAAGCCAATCCCATCACCCTACTGACCGGCTGGAACGAAGACGAAGGCATGGCTTTTGGCCCGAAGAAAAAAGCGGACGAATACCGCAGACAACTCGAACAACAATACGGCGACCAGGCTCAGACACTCCTTAAATTTTATCCGGGTACAACCGATGCCGAAGCCGCTGAATCCCAGGTAAAGCTTTCCCGCGACCTGATTTTTGGGGCGCAGAATTACACCTGGGCCAATCTTCAGGCCCGGCAGGGGCGGCCCGTGTACGTCTACCGCTTTACCAGAAAACTTCCGGCAACGGGCGAATATGCCCACTACGGCGCATTCCACACCGGTGAAGTGGCCTATGCCTTTGATAACCTGCGCTTCATCGACCGCCAGCTCCGCCCGCTCGAACCGACGGACGATAAGCTCGCCCGCATTATCTCAACTTACTGGGCCAACTTCATCAAAACTGGCGATCCCAACGGTCCCGGTTTGCCGTCGTGGCCCGCTTACACCACGCAACGCAGGCAGATTGCGGTATTGGGCGATGCGGTAAAAGCGCAACCGTTGCCCGATGCCGCTTCCCTGGACTTTCTCTTTGGACTCATGAGCAGACCCTGATTTCAATACACCGCCAAGAGCTAACTCAGATTTTACGTTCAACCTCTACTTGATGAAAACCAAAACGCTTCTCGCGTCTATCGCCGTCCTGACGCTGCCGTTAATGGCCGTGGCCCAAACCAGTAAACCCGTCACCGCGCCCCTGGCAACCGGGAAAGATGTCGCCGTTGTGGCAACGGAGCAGGGCAAGGTGCGCGGTTATGTGCACAACGGTATTTTTACGTTTAAGGGAATTCCGTACGCCAAAGCCGAACGGTTTATGCCCCCGACCAAGCCCGATTCGTGGGCGGACGTGCGCAGTTCGATGGCGTACGGCCCGGTTTGCCCGCTGATGGACCCGACGACTACGGTGCAGGACGAATCCGAATTTGTCTTCCACCACGACTGGGGATATCCCAACGAAGACTGCCTGCGGCTGAACGTCTGGTCGGCGGGGGTTAATGATTCGAAAAAACGCCCGGTGATGGTCTGGCTGCACGGTGGAGGCCATACGGCGGGGTCTTCGCAGGAATTGCCGTCGTACGATGGCGAAAACATCAGCAAAAAAGGCGACGTGGTGCTGGTTTCGGTCAATCACCGACTAAACATTCTGGGTTTTCTGGATCTGTCGGCTTACGGTGAGAAATACAAAAGCTCGACCAACGCCAGCATTCGGGATTTGGTGGCCGCGCTGGAATGGGTGAAACTCAACATCGCCAACTTCGGGGGTGATCCTGACAACGTGACGATTTTCGGACAGTCGGGCGGGGGCGGAAAAGTGAATACCCTGCTCAATACACCGTCGGCCAAAGGGCTTTTCCACAAAGCCATCGTTCAGAGTGGCGGTCTGGGACTTCAGTTTCACGAGCAGGCGGTGACCAAACGCATCGGAGCCGCCGTGCTGGAAGAACTGGGTTTGCAACCCGCTCAGGTTGATTCCATCCAGAAAGTGCCGTATGAAAAACTGGCGGCTGCCGGAAAACGCGCCGTTCGGAAGGTACAGGATCAATTAAAGAGCGAAGGAAAGGCAATGGGCATGTTTGGCCTGAGCTGGGGACCGATCCAGGAAGAGGGTTTCCTGCCGTACCAGCCTACTGAACCAGCCGCCCGCGCTATCGCCAGTACGGTGCCGTTGCTGATTGGGTCGACCAAAAACGAATTCATGGCTTCGCTGCGGCTGCCGGACAGCAACGCCCTGACGCCGGCGGAAGCAAAAAGTCAGTTGCAAAAACAACACGGCGACAAAGCCGACGCCTACATTGCGGCTTTGAAGAAAGCCTACCCGGACGACAGCAAACCGTCGGATTTACTCGATGTAGACGG
This Larkinella insperata DNA region includes the following protein-coding sequences:
- a CDS encoding SDR family oxidoreductase, whose amino-acid sequence is MNFSFKPLKEQVMVITGASSGIGLATAQLAAQHGTRLVLASRTEAALEKIVSQINAGGGQAVYVVADVGRREDVQRIADSALERFGGFDTWVNNAGAGLWGRLEVVSDEDHRRLFETNFWGTVYGSLIAVGHLKQRGGSLINIASAAADLALPLQGMYSATKHAVKGFTDALRMELAEEKAPVSVTTVKPAGINTPLPRHARNYMDEEPQLPPPVYEPKEVALAILHAATHAERDIYVGSAAKMMSTGNKYAPGLMDWIGEKVLFDQQRRSEPAQHSAGILHQAGSDGVVHGDHPGYVMKSSFYTRASLHPLITGAALATLGLAAFAWLSAGRSRSW
- a CDS encoding DUF72 domain-containing protein; translated protein: MVNVGTCGFSRPKTEYANQLSCVEVQHTFYQPPRLTTLENWRRQMPPGFEFTLKAWQLITHEARSPTYKRLKKTLSDDERQQAGSFKPTEVVQQAWQVTADCARALGAKTILFQCPASFKPTRENQANLERFFSGIDRHTFNFAWEPRGAWDRERVQEICHDQNLWHVVDLFAAQTVTPDRCYFRLHGRQGWRYQYEEQELSELVELLPADRSSYVFFNNIHMFQDALLFKTILRTTTI
- a CDS encoding NUDIX hydrolase; this encodes MNDYNHPAARYYQEVSEQCIHYLSIDGVIFGFHQNQLKVLLLRWKGTNEWSLPGGFIRKIESVDLAAQRIMQERTGLDALYLQQFHVFGEAERYNQEETWGKINLPLQNVNWSARTISIGYYALVEYSRVVPAPDFLTEECRWWNVEAIPALLFDHNHIIQVALQSLRKQLNDQPISHLLPETFTIPELQRLYETILGSTLDARNFYKKIMASDRLERLSERRAGTPHKAPFLYRFKSDNFTTE
- a CDS encoding alpha/beta hydrolase encodes the protein MRLFCFVICLQLLSSLTFGAKVDTLDVPSVRMNRTLRAAVVLPESYRKARKQAFPVLYLLHGGTGSFRDWLTKTPDKALLHRLADQYNLIIVTPDGDPTSYYFDSPLVQTSQFETFISKELIEKIDNTYRTVRDRKGRVIAGLSMGGHGALFISSRHPDLYAAAGSMSGVMNINTATWKVAPDFAKSRSENLARLLGPPQEGDSPYPGYTMVTLADRLKANNLPLILDIGVDDFLIETNRDLHRRLVENKTPHDYTERPGAHTWEYWGNALPYQVLFFSKILTATPLMNP
- a CDS encoding carboxylesterase/lipase family protein gives rise to the protein MKTAIPLLGLLLLVFAAFVSSIRETAPVKVTGGQISGTLNPDGDVQIFKGIPFAAPPVGELRWKAPQPVKPWLGVRKCDQFGASPVQGTPNPFGPWSAEYLIPKAPISEDCLYLNVWSGARSATEKRPVLVWIYGGGFSSGGSAVPIYDGEAMAKKGIVLVSINYRVGPFGFFAHPELTKEAGESKPGASTPGASTLGRNASGNYGLMDQIAALQWVKQNIAAFGGDPGNVTIAGQSAGSMSVNCLVASPVAKNLFNKAIAESGASFARPYASLQQAEEAGLKTMQALGAASLAELRTKPADEILQKAQGIRGPIIDGYVLPQSVAQLFAAGKANPITLLTGWNEDEGMAFGPKKKADEYRRQLEQQYGDQAQTLLKFYPGTTDAEAAESQVKLSRDLIFGAQNYTWANLQARQGRPVYVYRFTRKLPATGEYAHYGAFHTGEVAYAFDNLRFIDRQLRPLEPTDDKLARIISTYWANFIKTGDPNGPGLPSWPAYTTQRRQIAVLGDAVKAQPLPDAASLDFLFGLMSRP
- a CDS encoding carboxylesterase/lipase family protein, whose translation is MKTKTLLASIAVLTLPLMAVAQTSKPVTAPLATGKDVAVVATEQGKVRGYVHNGIFTFKGIPYAKAERFMPPTKPDSWADVRSSMAYGPVCPLMDPTTTVQDESEFVFHHDWGYPNEDCLRLNVWSAGVNDSKKRPVMVWLHGGGHTAGSSQELPSYDGENISKKGDVVLVSVNHRLNILGFLDLSAYGEKYKSSTNASIRDLVAALEWVKLNIANFGGDPDNVTIFGQSGGGGKVNTLLNTPSAKGLFHKAIVQSGGLGLQFHEQAVTKRIGAAVLEELGLQPAQVDSIQKVPYEKLAAAGKRAVRKVQDQLKSEGKAMGMFGLSWGPIQEEGFLPYQPTEPAARAIASTVPLLIGSTKNEFMASLRLPDSNALTPAEAKSQLQKQHGDKADAYIAALKKAYPDDSKPSDLLDVDGMFRRSAIRMADLKAASPAPVYMYLFTWQSPVLDGRYKAVHCMEIPFVFNNIARCEEMTGGGKEAYALADKVSQSWINFARTGNPNHKGLPTWQKYTPANGATMLFDNQCVQKNHHDKEVLAIGPASTL